In the genome of Pyrobaculum islandicum DSM 4184, the window TCTTTGAATCTAGCGAAGAGGGCGGCGGCCGCGGCCTCGCCATATTTAGGGGGTCTGTAAAAAGAATTGAAGCGAGAAAAATACCTCATATAGGGTGGAGTTATACAAAAGTAGTGAGACCACAGCCGTTTGTGGAAAGCGGCTATTACTACTATATGCATAGCTACGGAGTGCTCTGGGATGAAAACGACGAAAGCCATGTGGCATATGTAGAGCTCGGGAGGAGATATGTAGCGGCGGTGTTATACAAGGGGATTCTCGGCCTTCAGTTTCACCCAGAGAGAAGTGGAAGAGGAGGGATAGAGTTAATCAGGCGGTTTTTAAAGGAAATGGCAAGACGTTGACTTTCAACATTCTCTACGCGTTCTATAGGGCAATTCGTACCGCCGACTCAAAGAGTCTAACGGAGACGGGGCAGAAATATATGTACGAGGGATAAATACACCGACGTCTTCAATACTCGGGCTCCCCTTTGTATAACCGGCCTTCCCCGGGAGGGCTCGGGGCACGCGCACGAGTCGCGCTGGGCAATCCAGGGCGTAGGGGTCCCGCCGTGCCCGTGCGGACGGGCTTGGCGAAT includes:
- the hisH gene encoding imidazole glycerol phosphate synthase subunit HisH → MRVGVVDYTVGNIGSVINALKRAGAEPLVIKNPEETSSVDVLVLPGVGTYEVAYKMAHAFRDSILQKPTLAICLGMQLLFESSEEGGGRGLAIFRGSVKRIEARKIPHIGWSYTKVVRPQPFVESGYYYYMHSYGVLWDENDESHVAYVELGRRYVAAVLYKGILGLQFHPERSGRGGIELIRRFLKEMARR